The Acidobacteriota bacterium region CGGTGAGTTATGTCTATCACGATGGCGATATTTATGTTCACTCAACCCTGGGTAAAAAAATTCAAGCGTTGCGCCAGAACCCGCAAGTCTGTCTGCAAGTTCAGGAATTGCAAAACGGCTATACCTGGCGCAGCGCTATCGCTTTTGGGCGTTACGAAGAACTCATCGACCCGGATGAGCGATTATGGTTTATGCGAAGAATCCTGACGCGCTTTCCCTATCTGACCCCGGTTGAAGACATGACCACTGGCAAAGGCAAAGAGATTGTCATCTTTCGCCTGCGAATCGACAAGGTTACGGGACTCAGTGAAAGTTGAACCGCATTTGATGCCGGTTTATCAACCTCTTCAGTTTATATCCCTTGAACGATAATCCCTGCAAAATTAACCGATTCTTTGGGCTTGATGCTTGTGCAAGGCAGCGCAACCTTGTACGATAGAGTACGAATCTCGCTGCTAAACATAAAAATTCTTAACCAATAGAGATTCACTACATTGGAAACTAAGTTAGTTGATATTCCTTTAACGTTCAGAGTTACGCATTGATGCGTAAATCGCTCTTCTCCCACACCTGAGGGCGTTACTCTGAACCTCAAGAAAGTTAGCTTCCAATGTATTCACTAAAAGACCCTTTACGACATTGAGATTTCACTAATTGCAGACGTATGAAAGATCGTACGGTATCAACAACCCATGAGGCAGTAGACTTGAATGAAGGCGCATCTTTACGCGCAAAATCCGACCCATTCGAGCCTTACAGCAATATCCTCAGCCGTACCATTTTGGAAAACCCTATGCAACTTGCTGAAATCATCAACTCCGCGATGGATGCGATTATTACTGTGGATTCATCGCAACGTATCGTTTTATTCAATGCTTCAGCAGAGAAAATGTTTGGCTGTCCGGCGGCTGAAGCGATTGGCCATTCACTCGACAAATTCATTCCTGAACGCTTTCGCGCTGCGCATGCAGAGTACATTCCGAAATTCGGAAAGACCAACGCCACCAAACGTTCGATGGGGTCGCTCGGCACGGTTTTCGGATTGCGCGCCAATGGTGAGGAATTTCCCATTGAAGCTTCGATTTCGCATGCCCACACCAATGAGGAGCGCTTTTTTACGGTCATCATCCGCGATGTGACGCAACGCAAACTTGATGAAGAACGTTTGCTCGAGCAGGCGGCGCTGCTCAATCACGCGCGCGATGCCATCGTCGTTCGCGACCTCGATGACCGGATTTTATTTTGGAATAAGAGCGCCGACCGTTTGTATGGATGGACTGCGCAGGAAGCGATTGGCAGAAAAGTTCAAGAATTATTGTACGACGAAAATACCGCACAATTTGAAGAAGCCAAACGCACGGTTCTCGAAAAAGGCGAATGGGTTGGCGAGATTCGCCAGCGCCACCGCAATCACAAAGAGTTGATTACCGAAGGACACTGGACACTGGTGCGCGATGAAAGCGGACAACCGAAATCCATCATGGCAATCAACACCGACATCACTGACAAGAAAAAGTTAGAAGCGCAGTTTTTGCGCGCCCAACGCATGGAAGGCATTGGCACACTTGCCGGAGGCATTGCTCATGACCTCAACAACTTGCTGGCACCGATTTTGATGTCGATTCAACTGCTGCAACTGAAACATAACGATGAAGAGACGCAAAACCTTTTGAAAACCCTGCGCATCAATGCCGAACGTGGCGGGCAGTTGATTAAACAGGTGCTGGCGTTTGCCAGAGGCATCGAAGGTGAACGCATCGCCCTGCAACCGAAACACATCGTCCGCGACATCGTTAAAGTTCTCAAAGATACCCTGCCGAAATCCATAGAGATTGTGATGACGCTGCCGGAAAACAAAGAGTTATGGAATATCAAAGGTGACGCCACCCAACTGCATCAGGTGTTGATGAATCTTTGTGTGAATGCGCGTGATGCCATGCCCGATGGCGGGAAAATCACCATTACTCTGGAAAACCGCATCATTGATGAAGCCTATGCGCGCATGCATCTGGAAGCCAAACCCGGTCGCTATGTCGTCATCACGGTTGAAGATTCCGGCGAAGGGATTAAGCCGTCCATCATTGATAAAATTTTTGAACCGTTTTTTACCACCAAAGAACAGGGCAAGGGGACGGGGCTTGGACTGTCGACGGTGATGGCGATTGTGAAAAGTCATGGCGGCTTTATTGATGTTTACAGTGAACCGGGCAAAGGCACCAAATTCCGTTTGTCATTTCCGGCAATCGATACCGGGATGCTTTCGGAACAAAAAGAGGTGACTCCCGAACTGCCGCGCGGGCACGGCGAATTGATTCTCGTGGTCGATGATGAGGAAGCCATACGCGAGGTCACCAAAGGCATTTTGCAAGCTTTCGGTTATGCGGTCTTGACCGCCAATGACGGCACTGAAGGGGTCGCATTGTTTGCCCAAAACAAGGACAAAATCGCTGTGGTGTTGACCGACATGATGATGCCCTACATGGATGGCACGGCGACCATTCGCGCCTTGCGCAAGATTGACCCGAATGTCCGGGTGATTGCCAGCAGCGGTTTAACCGATAACGGTAAAAATTTTGAAACCGCCGGTTTGAGCGTCAGAACTTTTCTGTTGAAACCTTACTCTGCGGAAAAATTGCTGACCACCATTGCTGAGGTTCTCAAAAGCTAGAGCGGCTGGCTCAACCGGTTCCGAGTAAAATCAATCACAGGCGGCGCTAAATTTGCGCCGCAATCCATATCCTGTTGAAACGCTTGTCGGGCAATGCCCGATGAAAACGCAATCATCCTGATTCACTGCGCTTTATTCCCCTGCGAAGGGTTTAACTAAAGCGAAATTTCACGCAAAAAAGCCGCTGATGCACCCGCTCAGGCGCATCTCGAAAGCCATTTTAATGGCGCATAATTTGCACACAACAACCTATGCATGAACGGCAACAGCAAAAATCCGCGACCGTTTTTTGACACGAGAGGGTTTTTATATGTAACGGGTTTCCTGCTCTGCCTAACACTCACCGGCGCAAGTGTCTCGGCTCAGGATGGCTTTATCTCTTCTGCCGGACAGAACGAAACTTTACCCCAGCAAAAAAAGGCTACCGAGCCTTTATCAAAAGCTGAAATTCTGGAAGCGGAAAACCTGCTTGCCGGGTTGGGGTATTGGACAGGTGCCATTGACGGGGTATTTGATGAAGGGTCAAGGCAGGCGTTGATTGCGTTTCAAAAAATTACCGGGCGCAAGCGAACCGGCAAATTAACCAGAGACGAATACGCCGCTTTATTGATTGCCGAAAAACCTCTGCCGCGTGAACCCGGCTATGCGCATGTTGAAGTAGACCTGTTTAAACAGGTGCTTTTTATGGTGGACGTTGAGGGCGCGGTCTCGCGCATTCTGCCGATTTCATCCGGCAGTGGCAAAGAGTTTACTTCCGAAGGGTGGACGCGCCGCGCGGTGACGCCAACCGGAAAATTCACTGTCTGTCGCAAAATCCAGGGCTGGAGAAAAAGTCCGCTCGGTCTGCTCTACTATCCGAACTACATTTGCGGCGGCATTGCGATTCACGGCAATCCTTCGGTTCCGGTTACGCCGGCAAGTCACGGTTGCATTCGCATTCCGATGTTTGCCGCCGTCGAATTCAGTCGGTTGACCCCGGTTGGCACCATCGTGGTGGTGCATGATGAAAAACCGCTGGCGCTGAAACCCTGAGCCAAACCTTCAGGCGAATTTTTCTTTCAACGGAATCCTTGAATTGTAGAGGAGTGACATGATGAAAAGGACAGCAATCAAAACCGATTTGACTCGTGACCAGGTTTTCGCACAACTCGAAGCCCGTCTGCTTAAACAGCGGCGTCAATTGGAACAGGCGATTGCCAGAAATATTACGGCAACGGCGGATGAAATGCAGGGTGACTGGCAGGAGCGCGATTCGCCCGCTGAAGATGAGTTGCGCGAAGTTGAATTTATGCACCGCGCCAATCTGCAAACCGAATTGCGCGACATCGATGAGGCGCTGGCGCGTTTGCATCAGCACTTATTCGGCATCTGTGTTGATTGCGGTCGGAAAATCGCCACCCGACGGTTACTCACAAACCCTATGGTCGCGAGATGTCTGGATTGTCAGACCCGCAGCGAAGCTGACATTCGGACACCGAGTTTATAGTTTTGTCATTTTAATCAACCGCAGAGATTTTTGCTACAGGAGGTGTTTATGCGTACCACAAAACGATAT contains the following coding sequences:
- a CDS encoding pyridoxamine 5'-phosphate oxidase family protein, whose translation is MLRRLSDEETREVLSHGHLGHLGCVSENAPYVVPVSYVYHDGDIYVHSTLGKKIQALRQNPQVCLQVQELQNGYTWRSAIAFGRYEELIDPDERLWFMRRILTRFPYLTPVEDMTTGKGKEIVIFRLRIDKVTGLSES
- a CDS encoding PAS domain S-box protein, with the protein product MKDRTVSTTHEAVDLNEGASLRAKSDPFEPYSNILSRTILENPMQLAEIINSAMDAIITVDSSQRIVLFNASAEKMFGCPAAEAIGHSLDKFIPERFRAAHAEYIPKFGKTNATKRSMGSLGTVFGLRANGEEFPIEASISHAHTNEERFFTVIIRDVTQRKLDEERLLEQAALLNHARDAIVVRDLDDRILFWNKSADRLYGWTAQEAIGRKVQELLYDENTAQFEEAKRTVLEKGEWVGEIRQRHRNHKELITEGHWTLVRDESGQPKSIMAINTDITDKKKLEAQFLRAQRMEGIGTLAGGIAHDLNNLLAPILMSIQLLQLKHNDEETQNLLKTLRINAERGGQLIKQVLAFARGIEGERIALQPKHIVRDIVKVLKDTLPKSIEIVMTLPENKELWNIKGDATQLHQVLMNLCVNARDAMPDGGKITITLENRIIDEAYARMHLEAKPGRYVVITVEDSGEGIKPSIIDKIFEPFFTTKEQGKGTGLGLSTVMAIVKSHGGFIDVYSEPGKGTKFRLSFPAIDTGMLSEQKEVTPELPRGHGELILVVDDEEAIREVTKGILQAFGYAVLTANDGTEGVALFAQNKDKIAVVLTDMMMPYMDGTATIRALRKIDPNVRVIASSGLTDNGKNFETAGLSVRTFLLKPYSAEKLLTTIAEVLKS
- a CDS encoding L,D-transpeptidase family protein, encoding MNGNSKNPRPFFDTRGFLYVTGFLLCLTLTGASVSAQDGFISSAGQNETLPQQKKATEPLSKAEILEAENLLAGLGYWTGAIDGVFDEGSRQALIAFQKITGRKRTGKLTRDEYAALLIAEKPLPREPGYAHVEVDLFKQVLFMVDVEGAVSRILPISSGSGKEFTSEGWTRRAVTPTGKFTVCRKIQGWRKSPLGLLYYPNYICGGIAIHGNPSVPVTPASHGCIRIPMFAAVEFSRLTPVGTIVVVHDEKPLALKP
- a CDS encoding TraR/DksA C4-type zinc finger protein yields the protein MMKRTAIKTDLTRDQVFAQLEARLLKQRRQLEQAIARNITATADEMQGDWQERDSPAEDELREVEFMHRANLQTELRDIDEALARLHQHLFGICVDCGRKIATRRLLTNPMVARCLDCQTRSEADIRTPSL